In Prescottella soli, a genomic segment contains:
- a CDS encoding family 1 encapsulin nanocompartment shell protein, whose amino-acid sequence MNNLYRGLAPITDAAWASIEEEATRTFKRHIAGRTVVDVSGPHGTDFSAVGLGRTTAIDAPASGVLARQRRVAPLVELRVPFTLSREEIDNVERGAQDADWDAVKEAAKKIAFAEDRAIFEGYAAAGIEGIRASSSNPPLRLPEDVRDVPEVISQALSELRLAGVDGPYSVLLSAEAYTQVSETSDHGYPIREHIRRLIDGDIIWAPAIDGAFVLTTRGGDFDLQIGQDLSIGYLSHDSETVDLYFQESLTFLTYTGEASVALSAR is encoded by the coding sequence ATGAACAACCTCTACCGCGGTCTCGCCCCGATCACCGACGCCGCCTGGGCGTCGATCGAGGAGGAGGCAACCCGAACCTTCAAGCGGCACATCGCGGGACGGACCGTCGTGGACGTCTCGGGCCCGCACGGCACCGACTTCTCCGCGGTCGGGCTCGGCCGCACCACGGCGATCGACGCCCCGGCCTCCGGTGTGCTGGCCCGCCAGCGCCGCGTCGCCCCGCTGGTCGAGCTGCGGGTGCCGTTCACGCTGTCCCGCGAGGAGATCGACAACGTCGAACGCGGCGCGCAGGACGCCGACTGGGACGCCGTCAAGGAGGCCGCGAAGAAGATCGCGTTCGCCGAGGACCGCGCGATCTTCGAGGGCTACGCCGCGGCCGGCATCGAAGGCATCCGCGCGAGCTCCTCGAACCCGCCGCTGCGCCTGCCCGAGGACGTCCGCGACGTGCCCGAGGTGATCAGCCAGGCGCTGTCGGAGCTGCGCCTGGCCGGCGTCGACGGCCCGTACTCGGTGCTGCTGAGCGCCGAGGCGTACACGCAGGTCAGCGAGACCTCCGATCACGGCTACCCGATCCGCGAGCACATCCGGCGGCTCATCGACGGCGACATCATCTGGGCGCCGGCGATCGACGGGGCGTTCGTGCTGACCACCCGCGGCGGCGATTTCGACCTGCAGATCGGACAGGATCTGTCGATCGGCTACCTGTCGCACGACTCCGAGACGGTCGACCTGTACTTCCAGGAGTCGCTGACGTTCCTCACCTACACGGGCGAGGCCTCGGTCGCGCTGTCGGCGCGATAG